Proteins from one Deinococcus actinosclerus genomic window:
- a CDS encoding ABC transporter ATP-binding protein has protein sequence MTATHPAPNPPAPAPHGDLTVNNVEVVYHDIVQVLRGVSLTVRAGQVTSLLGTNGAGKTTTLRAISGLLKPENGRIREGTVSFGGRTLSSLGGTEVVKSGVVQVPEGRRVFKHLNVEENLRAGAILGRGRWRDDLERIYTYFPKLRTLRHRQAGYTSGGEQQMLAIGRALMAHPRVLLLDEPSLGLAPMLVAEIFENVRRINREEGLSVLVVEQNATVALAHSDYGYVMEGGRIVMEGESAWLSGNPDVKEFYLGVTEHGQRKSFRDVKSYKRRKRWM, from the coding sequence ATGACAGCCACGCACCCCGCCCCGAATCCGCCCGCGCCCGCCCCGCACGGCGACCTGACCGTGAACAACGTCGAGGTCGTGTACCACGACATCGTGCAGGTCCTGCGCGGCGTGTCCCTGACCGTCCGGGCCGGGCAGGTCACCAGCCTGCTCGGCACGAACGGCGCGGGCAAGACCACCACCCTGCGCGCCATCTCGGGCCTGCTCAAGCCCGAGAACGGCCGCATCCGCGAGGGCACCGTCAGCTTCGGCGGGCGGACCCTGAGCAGCCTGGGCGGCACCGAGGTCGTCAAGAGCGGCGTCGTGCAGGTCCCCGAGGGCCGCCGCGTGTTCAAGCACCTGAACGTCGAGGAGAACCTGCGCGCCGGGGCGATCCTCGGCCGGGGCCGCTGGCGCGACGACCTGGAACGCATCTACACGTACTTCCCGAAGCTGCGCACGCTGCGCCACCGGCAGGCGGGCTACACGTCCGGCGGGGAGCAGCAGATGCTCGCCATCGGCCGCGCCCTGATGGCCCACCCGCGCGTGCTGCTGCTGGACGAACCCAGCCTGGGTCTCGCCCCGATGCTCGTCGCGGAGATCTTCGAGAACGTCCGCCGCATCAACCGGGAGGAAGGCCTGAGCGTCCTGGTCGTCGAGCAGAACGCCACCGTCGCCCTGGCCCACAGCGACTACGGGTACGTCATGGAGGGCGGCCGGATCGTCATGGAAGGCGAGAGCGCCTGGCTGTCCGGCAACCCGGACGTCAAGGAGTTCTACCTGGGCGTCACCGAACACGGCCAGCGCAAGAGTTTCCGTGACGTCAAGAGCTACAAGCGCCGCAAACGCTGGATGTGA
- a CDS encoding ABC transporter substrate-binding protein, whose product MKRAAALSALLTLSLAAAQKTATIGWSGAITGPTSDAGASYAAGVEDYCRYAVSQNTLPGIKLNCVVRDDQYNNANTQRNFEDYVGNMNASAFLGYSTGGTLQLKSTVQEVKVPTLPGSYHIGNVDGADSQYIFLPISSYSEQLVSLVEYVAKKDRGAKIALVVNPSPFGRAPVDDVRKAAQRLGVQIVDVQEVGGNNLDNTALLKRFESAGVKYVLNQNTAGPVANILKDAKRLNLLGKMQFMGAHYAGGEDLTRLAGDAANNFIWATSYYMFDEADKPGIQLVKKIGAANNRKPDTIRSVHYTSGMLAASIAIEAIRRSKDPSAAGVYKGITSMTGSRAFNPGFTVGPVTFSAKDHIGAESLRLLQADSTGNFKAITGAQRSAIFPLVHSLK is encoded by the coding sequence ATGAAACGAGCTGCCGCCCTGTCCGCCCTGCTGACTCTGAGCCTCGCCGCCGCGCAGAAGACCGCCACCATCGGCTGGTCCGGCGCGATCACCGGCCCCACCAGCGACGCGGGCGCCAGCTACGCCGCCGGGGTCGAGGACTACTGCCGCTACGCCGTCAGCCAGAACACCCTGCCCGGCATCAAGCTCAACTGCGTGGTCCGGGACGACCAGTACAACAACGCCAACACCCAGCGGAACTTCGAGGACTACGTCGGGAACATGAACGCCAGCGCCTTCCTGGGCTACTCCACGGGCGGCACCCTGCAACTCAAGAGCACCGTCCAGGAAGTCAAGGTGCCCACCCTGCCCGGCAGTTACCACATCGGGAACGTGGACGGCGCCGACAGCCAGTACATCTTCCTGCCGATCAGCTCGTACTCCGAGCAGCTCGTGAGCCTCGTCGAGTACGTCGCGAAGAAGGACCGCGGCGCAAAGATCGCGCTGGTCGTCAACCCCAGCCCCTTCGGCCGCGCCCCCGTGGACGACGTCCGCAAGGCCGCGCAGCGCCTCGGCGTGCAGATCGTGGACGTACAGGAGGTCGGCGGGAACAACCTCGACAACACTGCCCTGCTCAAACGCTTCGAGTCCGCCGGGGTGAAGTACGTCCTGAACCAGAACACCGCCGGACCGGTCGCGAACATCCTCAAGGACGCCAAACGCCTGAACCTCCTCGGCAAGATGCAGTTCATGGGCGCGCACTATGCGGGCGGCGAGGACCTGACCCGCCTGGCCGGGGACGCCGCGAACAACTTCATCTGGGCGACCAGCTACTACATGTTCGACGAGGCCGACAAACCCGGCATTCAGCTCGTGAAGAAGATCGGCGCGGCGAACAACCGCAAACCCGACACGATCCGCAGCGTGCACTACACCAGCGGCATGCTGGCCGCCAGCATCGCCATCGAGGCGATCCGCCGCAGCAAGGACCCCAGCGCCGCCGGGGTGTACAAGGGCATCACCTCCATGACCGGCAGCCGCGCGTTCAACCCGGGCTTCACGGTCGGGCCCGTCACGTTCAGCGCCAAGGACCACATCGGCGCCGAGAGCCTGCGCCTGCTGCAGGCCGACAGCACCGGGAACTTCAAGGCGATCACCGGCGCGCAGCGCAGCGCGATCTTCCCCCTCGTGCACTCCCTGAAGTGA
- a CDS encoding branched-chain amino acid ABC transporter permease, which yields MPASRFTQTGNYRVRYTQDQTIFATYAEQLSLLLLIAVLAVLPLIVPRAWFPYLTQIVIFSVAVIGLNVTTGYTGLINIGQGAFMGVGAYATALAATRLNLPFYLAIPLGGVAGALIGTLVGLPSLRLKYLYLAIATLAFQIIFEWGVGHAPLLEQGGVIKPPTPQAFGVKDSFLNHNVFWYLVSLPVLISVALLWRNVLRTRHGRAMIAVRDNDRAAAAMGIHPGRAKLTAFLIGSFYAGVAGGLFMYFQKGAVIEDYSLGLSVKLLAMAIVGGLGSLPGSFLGPLFIVGLDRSVELLSQSALLGRVTAFAEGVDVASALRPFSFGMAIVLFLMFEPRGLANWWRLTRLYFKRWPFKF from the coding sequence ATGCCCGCCTCCCGCTTCACGCAGACCGGCAACTACCGCGTGCGGTACACGCAGGACCAGACGATCTTCGCCACCTACGCCGAGCAGCTCAGCCTGCTGCTGCTCATCGCCGTCCTGGCCGTCCTGCCGCTGATCGTGCCCCGCGCGTGGTTCCCGTACCTGACGCAGATCGTGATCTTCAGCGTCGCGGTGATCGGCCTGAACGTCACCACCGGCTACACCGGCCTGATCAACATCGGGCAGGGCGCGTTCATGGGTGTCGGCGCGTACGCCACCGCGCTGGCCGCCACCCGCCTGAACCTCCCGTTCTACCTGGCGATCCCGCTGGGCGGCGTGGCGGGCGCCCTGATCGGCACGCTCGTCGGGCTCCCCAGCCTGCGCCTGAAGTACCTGTATCTGGCGATCGCCACGCTGGCGTTCCAGATCATCTTCGAGTGGGGCGTGGGGCACGCGCCGCTGCTCGAACAGGGCGGCGTGATCAAACCCCCCACCCCGCAGGCGTTCGGCGTGAAGGACTCCTTCCTGAACCACAACGTCTTCTGGTACCTCGTGAGCCTCCCGGTACTGATCAGTGTGGCGCTGCTGTGGCGCAACGTGCTGCGCACCCGCCACGGCCGCGCCATGATCGCCGTGCGCGACAACGACCGCGCCGCCGCCGCCATGGGCATCCACCCGGGTCGCGCCAAACTCACGGCCTTCCTGATCGGCTCGTTCTACGCCGGGGTGGCCGGGGGGCTGTTCATGTACTTCCAGAAGGGCGCCGTGATCGAGGACTACAGCCTGGGCCTGTCCGTGAAACTGCTCGCCATGGCCATCGTGGGCGGCCTGGGCAGCCTGCCCGGCTCGTTTCTGGGCCCGCTGTTCATCGTGGGACTCGACCGGAGCGTGGAACTCCTGAGCCAGAGCGCCCTGCTGGGCCGCGTCACCGCATTCGCCGAGGGCGTGGACGTCGCCTCCGCGCTGCGTCCGTTCTCGTTCGGGATGGCCATCGTGCTGTTCCTGATGTTCGAGCCGCGCGGCCTGGCGAACTGGTGGCGCCTGACCCGCCTGTACTTCAAACGCTGGCCGTTCAAATTCTGA
- a CDS encoding branched-chain amino acid ABC transporter permease yields the protein MNLDLLPQLLLAGVVIGSIYALAALGFVLIYKSSRVINFAHGQVIATGAFISFALTQSGMNFWLAGLLAMLATFALGMLIERVFLRRMVGEPIISVIMVTIGLASVVDGLLHLTPYGAGNFSFTTPAALGGAGIDLLGTQLSRVQLAGVLAALALLGGFTYFFNRSTMGITMRAVADDQMAAMSVGTSVERVFALAWAFAGLTAAAAGVILGLMSGLTLTGLAGIGLKVFPVVILGGLDSVLGAIVGGILIGVLENLAAGYLDGLVPGGGTRDVFPFIVLLIVLLLRPYGLFGTKEIERV from the coding sequence ATGAACCTCGACCTGCTCCCGCAACTGCTGCTCGCCGGCGTCGTGATCGGCAGCATCTACGCGCTGGCCGCGCTGGGCTTCGTGCTGATCTACAAGTCCAGCCGCGTCATCAACTTCGCGCACGGGCAGGTGATCGCCACCGGCGCGTTCATCTCCTTCGCCCTCACCCAGTCCGGCATGAACTTCTGGCTGGCGGGCCTGCTCGCCATGCTCGCCACCTTCGCGCTGGGCATGCTGATCGAACGGGTGTTCCTGCGCCGCATGGTGGGCGAACCGATCATCAGCGTCATCATGGTCACCATCGGACTGGCCAGCGTCGTCGACGGCCTGCTGCACCTCACGCCCTACGGCGCGGGCAACTTCAGCTTCACCACGCCCGCCGCGCTGGGCGGCGCCGGGATCGACCTGCTGGGCACGCAGCTGTCCCGCGTGCAGCTCGCCGGGGTGCTCGCCGCGCTGGCGCTGCTGGGCGGGTTCACGTACTTCTTCAACCGCAGCACCATGGGCATCACCATGCGCGCCGTCGCCGACGACCAGATGGCCGCCATGTCCGTCGGGACCAGCGTCGAGCGGGTCTTCGCCCTCGCCTGGGCCTTCGCGGGCCTGACCGCCGCCGCCGCCGGGGTCATCCTGGGCCTCATGAGCGGCCTGACCCTCACCGGACTGGCCGGCATCGGCCTGAAGGTCTTCCCGGTCGTGATCCTCGGGGGGCTGGACAGCGTCCTGGGCGCCATTGTGGGCGGCATCCTGATCGGCGTGCTGGAAAACCTCGCCGCCGGGTACCTCGACGGCCTCGTGCCGGGCGGCGGCACCCGCGACGTCTTCCCGTTCATCGTGCTGCTCATCGTGCTGCTGCTGCGCCCCTACGGTCTGTTCGGCACCAAGGAGATCGAACGTGTGTAA
- a CDS encoding AMP-binding protein produces MTDVTSLTLPQLLARRAHDTPDAVALRHKQLGIWQETTYAAYHERAREVAAGLHALGVRRGDKVAIIAENIPAWAYTELGAQALGAISVGVYHTSVAAEVEYVLTYTDASVVLCEDEEQVDKLLERRAALGQVRRVIVEDPRGMSKHAGDDWIMTFGDLLALGRAQPEDHYAREAALGHPDDVCHFSLTSGTTGQPKAAMLSHRNLLFMGQALGQVEGFRAGQDYLSFLPMAWIGEQMMTVGVALANGVTVNFPESSHTAMHDLVEIGPHFMFAPPRIWEGLQSQVFLRVQESYPLNRAAYRTLLRWSTDAADASLRGKRPTGLAALKRFVAYHALTRPLLDQLGLLRLKHAYTGGAALGPDVFRFYHGLGVNLKQIYGQTENIGIAYVHRDGDVRFDTVGLPLPGGECRISDTGEILSRSPAVCQGYYKKADATADTIRDGWLHSGDAGRLTPEGHLVVIDRLSDVMRAAGGETFSPQYIENRLKFSPYIKEAVVFGDGQDDVTAFLNVDPLTAGQWAERHRLAYTTYMDLSGKPEVADLIRKEVAGINDLLEEHERVRRFVLLYKLLDADDDELTRTGKVRRAAIRAKYAPIVDALYDGSQQVRVHATFRYQDGQEQHMDTDVQIHRADSPAPVTAPRARQVTA; encoded by the coding sequence ATGACCGACGTCACCAGCCTGACCCTCCCGCAGCTGCTCGCCCGGCGCGCCCACGACACCCCGGACGCCGTCGCGCTGCGCCACAAGCAGCTGGGCATCTGGCAGGAGACGACCTACGCCGCGTACCACGAACGCGCCCGCGAGGTCGCCGCCGGCCTGCACGCCCTGGGCGTCCGGCGCGGCGACAAGGTCGCCATCATTGCCGAGAACATCCCCGCCTGGGCCTACACCGAACTGGGCGCCCAGGCCCTCGGCGCGATCAGCGTCGGCGTGTACCACACCAGCGTCGCCGCCGAGGTCGAGTACGTCCTGACCTACACCGATGCCAGCGTCGTCCTGTGCGAGGACGAGGAACAGGTCGACAAACTCCTGGAACGCCGCGCCGCGCTCGGTCAGGTCCGGCGCGTGATCGTCGAGGACCCGCGCGGCATGAGCAAGCACGCCGGGGACGACTGGATCATGACCTTCGGCGACCTGCTCGCGCTGGGCCGCGCGCAACCCGAGGACCACTACGCCCGCGAGGCCGCCCTGGGCCACCCGGACGACGTGTGCCACTTCAGCCTCACGAGCGGCACCACCGGACAGCCCAAGGCCGCCATGCTCAGCCACCGCAACCTGCTGTTCATGGGCCAGGCCCTCGGACAGGTCGAGGGCTTCCGCGCCGGGCAGGACTACCTGAGCTTCCTGCCGATGGCCTGGATCGGCGAGCAGATGATGACCGTCGGCGTGGCGCTGGCCAACGGCGTCACCGTGAATTTCCCCGAGAGCAGCCACACCGCCATGCACGACCTCGTCGAGATCGGCCCGCACTTCATGTTCGCCCCGCCCCGAATCTGGGAGGGCCTGCAGAGCCAGGTGTTCCTGCGCGTGCAGGAATCCTACCCGCTGAACCGCGCCGCGTACCGCACCCTGCTGCGCTGGAGCACCGACGCCGCCGACGCCAGCCTGCGCGGCAAGCGGCCCACCGGACTGGCCGCCCTGAAACGCTTCGTCGCGTACCACGCGCTGACCCGCCCGCTGCTCGACCAGCTGGGCCTGCTGCGCCTGAAGCACGCCTACACCGGCGGCGCGGCCCTCGGCCCGGACGTGTTCCGCTTCTACCACGGCCTGGGCGTGAACCTGAAACAGATCTACGGACAGACCGAGAACATCGGCATCGCGTACGTGCACCGCGACGGGGACGTCCGCTTCGACACCGTCGGGCTGCCCCTGCCGGGCGGCGAGTGCCGCATCAGCGACACCGGCGAGATCCTCTCGCGCAGCCCCGCCGTGTGCCAGGGCTACTACAAGAAAGCGGACGCCACCGCCGACACCATCCGGGACGGCTGGCTGCACTCCGGCGACGCGGGCCGCCTGACCCCCGAGGGGCACCTCGTGGTCATCGACCGCCTGTCGGACGTCATGCGCGCCGCAGGCGGCGAGACCTTCAGCCCGCAGTACATCGAAAACCGCCTGAAATTCAGCCCGTACATCAAGGAAGCCGTCGTGTTCGGCGACGGGCAGGACGACGTGACCGCCTTCCTGAACGTCGATCCGCTCACGGCCGGGCAGTGGGCCGAACGCCACCGCCTCGCCTACACCACCTACATGGACCTGAGCGGCAAACCCGAGGTGGCCGACCTGATCCGCAAGGAGGTCGCGGGTATCAACGACCTGCTCGAAGAGCACGAACGGGTGCGGCGCTTCGTGCTGCTGTACAAGCTGCTCGACGCGGACGACGACGAACTGACCCGCACCGGCAAGGTCCGCCGCGCGGCCATCCGCGCCAAGTACGCCCCCATCGTGGACGCGCTGTACGACGGCAGCCAGCAGGTGCGCGTCCACGCCACCTTCCGCTACCAGGACGGCCAGGAGCAGCACATGGACACCGACGTGCAGATCCACCGCGCCGACTCCCCCGCCCCGGTGACCGCGCCCCGCGCGCGGCAGGTGACCGCATGA
- a CDS encoding ABC transporter ATP-binding protein produces the protein MPQLHVENVTLTFGGLNALTDVSLTVPEGEIVSIIGPNGAGKTSLLNCVSGFYHPTRGQIRFGEHDLTHAAPNVITGYGVARAFQNLELFRGLSVTENLLLARHTHLRYGLLSSLLYYGRASRQEAENRAYVESIIDFMELEEHRAHPVGTLAYGIQKRVEVARALTLAPRLLLLDEPMAGMNVEEKEDMVRFILDINREHGVTVVLIEHDLGVVMDISDRVYVLDFGQLIAAGTPAQVSADPRVIAAYTGAQELSA, from the coding sequence ATGCCGCAACTGCACGTGGAGAACGTCACCCTCACCTTCGGCGGCCTGAACGCCCTGACCGACGTGAGCCTCACCGTTCCCGAAGGCGAGATCGTCAGCATCATCGGCCCCAACGGCGCGGGCAAGACCAGCCTCCTGAACTGCGTCAGCGGCTTCTACCACCCCACCCGCGGCCAGATCCGCTTCGGGGAACACGACCTGACGCACGCCGCGCCCAACGTCATCACCGGCTACGGCGTCGCCCGCGCCTTCCAGAACCTCGAACTGTTCCGCGGCCTGAGCGTCACCGAGAACCTGCTGCTCGCCCGCCACACCCACCTGCGCTACGGCCTGCTGAGCAGCCTGCTCTACTACGGCCGCGCCAGCCGCCAGGAAGCCGAGAACCGCGCCTACGTCGAGAGCATCATCGACTTCATGGAACTCGAGGAACACCGCGCCCATCCGGTCGGCACCCTCGCCTACGGTATCCAGAAACGCGTCGAGGTCGCCCGCGCCCTGACCCTCGCGCCGCGCCTGCTGCTCCTCGACGAACCCATGGCCGGCATGAACGTCGAGGAGAAAGAAGACATGGTGCGCTTCATTCTCGACATCAACCGCGAGCACGGCGTCACCGTCGTCCTGATCGAACACGACCTCGGCGTCGTCATGGACATCAGCGACCGTGTGTACGTCCTGGACTTCGGGCAGCTGATCGCCGCCGGCACCCCCGCGCAGGTCAGCGCCGACCCGCGCGTCATCGCCGCGTACACCGGCGCGCAGGAGCTCAGCGCATGA
- a CDS encoding AMP-binding protein, protein MKIPLSPLSAVLRALTVHAHRPALQAPGEAALTYADLAGATARLVTHLRGLGVQPGAHVLLIGPNTADALLAFHAVPLAGAVIVPLNPAFPDDALRFLAQHAQPTAALIDTRDLPRVQDTLKALNVPVVPTGPGAPLLGRLGGLSPAPLALPDTLDEDQPISINYTSGTTSDPKGVMLTHRAAFVNQANLLYHLNLRPPSRYLHALPLTHGNGWGSPWTVSAAGATHLLPGDSLRADLLTRGVTHLCASPALLAPLSDPAAPLTLGSPTRVLVAGTSPGPRLLGTLTGQGFEVLHGYGLIETSALLTLTDPADLPPTPPGQLPAALNRQGHPMAFAGEVRAVTEDGQSVPHDGFTPGEIVVRSNQVMRGYHRNRAATRRALDGGWLHTGDLAVMHPDGRLEILDRAGDLLHLGGQPVSSAQVEAALYRHPSVREAVVVAAPHPDAGQIAVAFVTLHPGAQVQGRELQRFCEPLLPTHAWPRRVHVVTDLPKTASGKVLRHVLRRRAAGPEASAAPLR, encoded by the coding sequence GTGAAGATCCCCCTCAGCCCACTGAGTGCCGTCCTGCGCGCCCTGACCGTCCACGCCCACCGCCCCGCCCTGCAGGCACCGGGCGAAGCGGCGCTGACCTACGCCGACCTCGCCGGGGCCACCGCCCGCCTCGTCACGCACCTGCGGGGGCTGGGCGTGCAGCCCGGCGCGCACGTCCTGCTGATCGGCCCGAACACCGCCGACGCCCTGCTGGCCTTCCACGCCGTCCCGCTGGCCGGGGCCGTGATCGTGCCCCTGAACCCCGCCTTTCCCGACGACGCCCTGCGCTTCCTGGCGCAGCACGCCCAGCCCACCGCCGCGCTCATCGACACCCGCGACCTCCCCCGCGTGCAGGACACCCTGAAGGCCCTGAACGTCCCCGTGGTCCCCACCGGACCCGGGGCGCCGCTGCTGGGGCGCCTGGGCGGCCTCTCCCCCGCCCCGCTGGCCCTGCCGGACACGCTGGACGAGGACCAGCCGATCAGCATCAACTACACCAGCGGCACCACCAGCGACCCCAAGGGCGTCATGCTCACGCACCGCGCCGCGTTCGTGAACCAGGCCAACCTCCTGTACCACCTGAACCTCCGGCCCCCCAGCCGCTACCTGCACGCCCTGCCCCTGACGCACGGCAACGGCTGGGGCAGCCCGTGGACCGTCAGCGCCGCCGGGGCGACCCACCTGCTGCCCGGCGACTCGCTGCGCGCGGACCTGCTCACGCGCGGCGTCACGCACCTGTGCGCTTCACCCGCGCTGCTCGCGCCGCTCTCGGATCCGGCCGCGCCCCTCACGCTGGGCAGCCCCACACGGGTGCTCGTGGCGGGCACCAGCCCCGGCCCGCGCCTGCTCGGCACGCTGACCGGGCAGGGCTTCGAGGTGCTGCACGGCTACGGCCTGATCGAGACGAGCGCCCTCCTCACCCTGACCGACCCGGCCGACCTGCCCCCCACCCCGCCCGGGCAGCTGCCCGCAGCCCTGAACCGCCAGGGACACCCCATGGCGTTCGCCGGGGAGGTGCGCGCCGTCACCGAGGACGGCCAGAGCGTCCCACACGACGGCTTCACGCCCGGCGAGATCGTCGTGCGCAGCAATCAGGTCATGCGCGGCTACCACCGCAACCGCGCCGCGACCCGCCGCGCCCTGGACGGCGGCTGGCTGCACACCGGCGACCTGGCCGTCATGCACCCCGACGGCCGCCTGGAGATCCTCGACCGCGCCGGGGACCTGCTGCACTTGGGCGGGCAGCCGGTCAGCAGCGCGCAGGTGGAGGCCGCGCTGTACCGCCACCCCAGCGTCCGCGAGGCGGTCGTGGTGGCCGCCCCCCACCCGGACGCCGGGCAGATCGCCGTGGCGTTCGTGACCCTGCACCCCGGCGCGCAGGTTCAGGGCCGCGAGTTGCAGCGCTTCTGTGAGCCGCTGCTGCCCACGCACGCCTGGCCGCGCCGCGTGCACGTCGTGACTGACCTGCCGAAAACCGCCAGTGGAAAGGTGCTGCGGCACGTGCTGCGCCGCCGCGCGGCGGGCCCGGAGGCGTCGGCGGCGCCGCTGCGCTAG
- a CDS encoding ribonuclease HII, with translation MTRPSVTPDWSFEREHWRRGFFRVAGVDEAGRGAWAGPVTVAAVILPGAAAEYPFRDSKQLSAAQREAYAAQVREVAVSWAVEHAWPDEIDRLNILGATHAAAARALARLDPPPQALVTDYLKLRTDLPLTAPPKADALSYSVAAASLLAKTERDRLMLELDAQHPGYGFAGHKGYGAPAHRAALRDLGVSEAHRRSFAPIRALLNEPERLL, from the coding sequence ATGACCCGACCCTCCGTCACCCCCGACTGGTCCTTCGAGCGTGAGCACTGGCGGCGCGGCTTCTTCCGCGTGGCGGGCGTGGACGAGGCCGGGCGCGGCGCGTGGGCGGGGCCGGTGACGGTCGCGGCCGTGATCCTGCCGGGCGCGGCGGCGGAGTACCCGTTCCGGGACAGTAAGCAGCTCAGTGCCGCGCAGCGGGAAGCCTACGCGGCGCAGGTGCGCGAGGTGGCGGTGAGCTGGGCGGTGGAGCACGCCTGGCCGGACGAGATCGACCGCCTGAACATCCTGGGCGCCACCCACGCGGCTGCCGCCCGGGCGCTGGCGCGGCTGGACCCGCCCCCGCAGGCGCTGGTCACGGACTACCTGAAGCTCCGCACGGACCTGCCCCTGACAGCCCCGCCGAAGGCCGACGCGCTGAGTTACTCGGTGGCCGCCGCGAGCCTCCTGGCGAAGACGGAACGCGACCGGCTGATGCTGGAACTGGACGCGCAGCACCCCGGCTACGGTTTCGCGGGGCACAAGGGGTACGGCGCGCCCGCCCACCGCGCGGCCCTGCGTGACCTGGGCGTCAGTGAGGCGCACCGCCGGTCGTTCGCGCCGATCCGGGCGCTGCTGAACGAACCCGAGCGGCTGCTGTAG
- a CDS encoding MOSC domain-containing protein, whose translation MTIHEAEVIAVARDGTHRFSKAPQPGITLLAGLGVQGDAHAGDTVRHRSRVRADPTQPNLRQVHLIHAELFGQVAADGFRVQPADLGENITTRGLDLLALPRGTRLTFPSGAAVEVTGLRNPCAQIDAFQPGLMRRLIGTDDAGAPVFLAGVMGVVVEGGEVTPGDTIHVTLPPEPHESLRRV comes from the coding sequence ATGACGATCCATGAGGCCGAGGTCATCGCCGTCGCGCGGGACGGCACGCACCGCTTCAGCAAGGCGCCGCAGCCGGGGATCACGCTGCTGGCCGGGCTGGGCGTGCAGGGCGACGCGCACGCGGGCGACACGGTGCGGCACCGCTCGCGGGTCCGGGCGGACCCCACGCAGCCGAACCTGCGACAGGTGCACCTGATCCACGCCGAACTGTTTGGTCAGGTCGCGGCAGACGGCTTCCGGGTGCAACCGGCTGACCTGGGGGAGAACATCACGACGCGCGGCCTGGACCTGCTGGCCCTGCCGCGCGGCACGCGGCTGACCTTTCCGTCCGGCGCGGCGGTCGAGGTGACCGGCCTGCGCAACCCCTGCGCACAGATCGACGCGTTCCAGCCGGGCCTGATGCGCCGCCTGATCGGCACGGACGACGCGGGCGCCCCGGTGTTCCTCGCCGGGGTGATGGGCGTCGTGGTGGAGGGGGGCGAAGTGACACCCGGTGACACCATCCACGTGACTCTGCCGCCGGAACCGCATGAGTCCCTGCGGCGCGTGTAA
- a CDS encoding homoserine O-acetyltransferase family protein, with protein MTALTHPASTLFPLTAPDDTPERCQAGERPRLRVARLFRTAPLLLDCGLPVSDVRLAYHTYGQPQETATLVLHALTGTSAVHEWWPDFLGAGKPLDPARDYVICANVLGGCAGSSGPADLPTLGGQDAPLTLRDLARAGRALLEQLGVKRVRIVGGSMGGMLAYAWLLECPDLVEKAVIIGAPARHSPWAIGLNTAARSAIRAAPGGEGLKVARQIAMLSYRSPESFAATQTGQRAPGVPAITSYLHHQGEKLQARFCERTYVALTGAMDAFQPSDAELRTIRTPVLAVGISSDQLYPAAEVQASAALLPHARYIELNSIHGHDAFLMDAGDLPEQVSGFLTA; from the coding sequence GTGACCGCCCTGACGCACCCCGCGTCCACCCTCTTCCCGCTGACGGCGCCGGATGACACGCCCGAACGATGTCAGGCCGGGGAACGCCCTCGCCTGCGGGTCGCGCGGCTGTTCCGCACCGCCCCGTTGCTGCTCGACTGCGGCCTGCCCGTCAGTGACGTCCGTCTCGCCTACCACACCTACGGCCAGCCGCAGGAGACCGCCACCCTGGTCCTGCACGCCCTGACCGGCACGAGCGCCGTGCACGAGTGGTGGCCGGATTTCCTGGGAGCGGGCAAACCCCTCGACCCCGCGCGCGATTACGTGATCTGCGCCAATGTCCTGGGCGGCTGCGCGGGCAGCAGCGGCCCCGCCGACCTGCCCACTCTGGGCGGCCAGGACGCCCCGCTGACCCTGCGCGACCTGGCCCGTGCGGGCCGCGCCCTGCTGGAGCAGCTGGGCGTGAAGCGCGTGCGGATCGTAGGCGGCAGCATGGGCGGCATGCTCGCGTATGCGTGGCTGCTCGAATGCCCGGACCTGGTCGAGAAGGCCGTGATCATCGGTGCCCCGGCCCGCCACTCCCCGTGGGCCATCGGCCTGAACACGGCTGCCCGCAGCGCCATTCGCGCCGCGCCCGGCGGGGAGGGGCTGAAGGTCGCGCGGCAGATCGCCATGCTCTCCTACCGCAGCCCCGAGAGTTTCGCCGCCACGCAAACTGGGCAGCGCGCCCCGGGCGTTCCCGCCATCACGTCCTACCTGCACCACCAGGGCGAGAAGCTTCAGGCGCGCTTCTGCGAACGCACCTACGTTGCCCTGACGGGCGCGATGGACGCCTTCCAGCCCAGTGACGCGGAACTGCGGACCATCCGCACGCCCGTCCTGGCCGTCGGGATCAGCAGCGATCAGCTGTATCCGGCCGCCGAGGTGCAGGCCAGCGCGGCACTCCTCCCGCACGCGCGGTATATCGAACTGAACAGCATCCACGGGCACGACGCGTTCCTGATGGACGCGGGCGACCTGCCAGAGCAGGTCAGCGGGTTCCTGACCGCCTGA